From Streptomyces sp. HUAS MG91, the proteins below share one genomic window:
- a CDS encoding chitosanase gives MLTLLGATVVAAPLLTTRLAGAAPAATGLDDPAKKEIAMKLVSSAENSSLDWKAQYKYIEDIGDGRGYTAGIIGFCSGTGDMLDLVELYAQRKPGNVLAKYLPALRNVDGSDSHDGLDPNFPKDWAKAAQDSAFQQAQNDERDRVYFNPAVKQGKADGVGTLGQFAYYDAIVMHGGGSDPTSFGGIRKRALGKAKPPAQGGNETTWLNAFLDARVWAMKQEEAHSDTSRVDTAQRVFLQKGNLNLDPPLDWKVYGDSYHIG, from the coding sequence ATGCTCACCCTCCTCGGCGCCACGGTCGTCGCGGCCCCGCTCCTGACCACCCGGCTCGCCGGCGCGGCCCCCGCCGCCACCGGGCTCGACGACCCGGCGAAGAAGGAGATCGCCATGAAGCTGGTGTCGAGCGCGGAGAACTCCTCGCTCGACTGGAAGGCCCAGTACAAGTACATCGAGGACATCGGCGACGGCCGCGGCTACACCGCCGGGATCATCGGTTTCTGTTCCGGCACCGGCGACATGCTCGACCTGGTCGAGCTGTACGCGCAGCGCAAGCCCGGCAACGTCCTCGCCAAGTACCTGCCCGCGCTGCGGAACGTGGACGGCAGCGACTCGCACGACGGCCTGGACCCGAACTTCCCGAAGGACTGGGCGAAGGCGGCCCAGGACTCGGCGTTCCAGCAGGCGCAGAACGACGAGCGCGACCGGGTGTACTTCAACCCGGCGGTCAAGCAGGGCAAGGCCGACGGGGTCGGCACGCTCGGGCAGTTCGCGTACTACGACGCCATCGTGATGCACGGCGGCGGCAGCGACCCGACGAGCTTCGGCGGCATCCGCAAGCGCGCGCTCGGCAAGGCGAAGCCGCCCGCGCAGGGCGGCAACGAGACCACCTGGCTCAACGCGTTCCTCGACGCGCGCGTGTGGGCGATGAAGCAGGAGGAGGCACACAGCGACACCAGCCGCGTCGACACCGCCCAGCGCGTGTTCCTGCAGAAGGGCAACCTCAACCTGGACCCGCCGCTGGACTGGAAGGTGTACGGGGACAGCTACCACATCGGATGA
- a CDS encoding 8-oxoguanine deaminase has protein sequence MAPSSADRIVIENVAIATVDAQDTEYASGHIVVAGNVIESIGAGGAPEGLENVVRRVDGTGHLATPGLVNTHHHFYQWITRGLATDHNLFNWLVALYPTWARIDEQMTYAAAQGSLAMMARGGVTTAMDHHYVFPQGSGDLSGSIIRAASEMGVRFTLARGSMDRSEKDGGLPPDFAVETLEGALAATEETVKKHHDASFGAMTQVAVAPCSPFSVSTELLKQGAELARRLGVRLHTHGSETVEEEKFCHELFGMGPTDYFESTGWLGEDVWMAHSVHMNDSDIAAFGRTKTGVAHCPSSNARLAAGIARVPDMLAAGVPVGLGVDGTASNESGELHTELRNALLINRLGAHREAALNARQALRLGTYGGAQVLGRAGEIGSLETGKLADLVLWKMDTLAHSSILDPVTALVFGAAAPVTLSLVNGVPVVEDSRLLHVDEDAIARSTRDEAQRLARIAARA, from the coding sequence ATGGCACCTTCTTCGGCAGACCGCATCGTCATCGAGAACGTCGCCATCGCGACGGTCGACGCCCAGGACACCGAGTACGCCTCGGGCCACATCGTCGTCGCGGGCAACGTCATCGAGTCCATCGGCGCGGGCGGCGCGCCCGAGGGCCTGGAGAACGTCGTCCGCCGCGTCGACGGCACCGGCCACCTCGCCACGCCCGGCCTGGTCAACACGCACCACCACTTCTACCAGTGGATCACCCGCGGTCTGGCGACGGACCACAACCTGTTCAACTGGCTGGTGGCGCTGTACCCGACCTGGGCGCGCATCGACGAGCAGATGACGTACGCGGCGGCGCAGGGCTCCCTCGCGATGATGGCCCGCGGCGGTGTGACCACCGCGATGGACCACCACTACGTGTTCCCGCAGGGCTCGGGCGACCTCTCCGGGTCGATCATCCGCGCCGCCTCCGAGATGGGCGTGCGCTTCACCCTGGCCCGCGGCTCCATGGACCGCAGCGAGAAGGACGGCGGCCTGCCGCCGGACTTCGCCGTCGAGACCCTCGAAGGCGCACTCGCCGCGACCGAGGAGACCGTCAAGAAGCACCACGACGCCTCCTTCGGCGCGATGACCCAGGTGGCCGTCGCCCCCTGCTCGCCCTTCTCCGTCTCCACCGAACTCCTCAAGCAGGGCGCCGAGTTGGCGCGCCGGCTCGGCGTACGGCTGCACACCCACGGGAGCGAGACGGTCGAGGAGGAGAAGTTCTGCCACGAGCTGTTCGGCATGGGCCCGACCGACTACTTCGAGTCCACGGGCTGGCTCGGTGAGGACGTGTGGATGGCGCACAGCGTCCACATGAACGACTCCGACATCGCCGCGTTCGGCCGGACGAAGACGGGCGTCGCGCACTGCCCGTCCTCCAACGCCCGCCTCGCCGCCGGCATCGCCCGCGTCCCCGACATGCTCGCCGCCGGTGTCCCGGTCGGCCTCGGCGTCGACGGCACCGCCTCCAACGAGTCCGGCGAGCTCCACACCGAACTGCGCAACGCGCTCCTGATCAACCGCCTCGGCGCCCACCGCGAGGCCGCCCTGAACGCCCGTCAGGCGCTGCGCCTCGGCACGTACGGCGGCGCCCAAGTGCTGGGCAGGGCCGGGGAGATCGGCTCGCTGGAAACCGGCAAGCTCGCCGACCTCGTGCTGTGGAAGATGGACACCCTCGCCCACTCCTCCATCCTCGACCCGGTCACCGCGCTCGTCTTCGGCGCGGCCGCCCCGGTCACCCTCTCCCTCGTCAACGGCGTACCGGTGGTGGAGGACAGCCGCCTCCTGCACGTCGACGAGGACGCCATCGCCCGCTCCACGCGGGACGAGGCACAGCGCCTGGCGCGGATCGCCGCGCGGGCCTGA
- a CDS encoding nucleobase:cation symporter-2 family protein: MATTGLQHVAAMYAGVVAPPLIVGAYIGLSAKELTFLTGACLFTAGLATFLQTLGIWKIGARLPFVNGVTFAGVAPMLAVVDSTKDKDDALPIIFGAVIVAGLLGFVAAPFFSKAIRFFPPVVTGTVITLIGISLMPVAFGWAQGPDAKASDYGSMKNLALAGITLVIVLLLRRFTTGFVKQIAVLLGLVVGTVVAIPFGVTDFSPIGDADVVGFPTPFHFGAPQFAGAAIVSMIVVMVVSMTESTADMLALGEIVDRPADEKTIAAGLRADTLGTAISPVFNGFMCSAFAQNIGLVAMTRIRSRFVVAVGGGFLVLMGLCPMAASLIAVVPRPVLGGAGVVLFGSVAASGIQTLVKAGLDKDNNVLIVAVSLAVGLIPIAAPEFYHAFPERAKIILDSGISTGCVAAVLLNLVFNHLGRGRDADDVTAPMESGGAIAEQRTTSAAAH, encoded by the coding sequence ATGGCGACGACCGGTCTTCAGCACGTGGCCGCCATGTACGCGGGCGTGGTCGCGCCCCCGCTCATCGTCGGCGCCTACATAGGCCTCTCCGCGAAGGAACTCACCTTCCTGACCGGCGCCTGCCTCTTCACGGCCGGCCTCGCCACCTTCCTCCAGACGCTCGGCATCTGGAAGATCGGCGCCCGGCTGCCCTTCGTCAACGGCGTGACGTTCGCGGGCGTCGCCCCGATGCTCGCCGTCGTCGACTCGACGAAGGACAAGGACGACGCCCTGCCGATCATCTTCGGCGCGGTGATCGTCGCGGGTCTCCTCGGCTTCGTCGCGGCGCCCTTCTTCTCCAAGGCGATTCGTTTCTTCCCGCCGGTCGTCACGGGTACGGTCATCACGCTCATCGGCATCTCGCTGATGCCGGTCGCCTTCGGCTGGGCCCAGGGGCCCGACGCCAAGGCCTCCGACTACGGCTCCATGAAGAACCTGGCCCTCGCCGGGATCACCCTCGTCATCGTGCTGCTGCTGCGCCGCTTCACCACCGGCTTCGTCAAGCAGATCGCGGTCCTGCTCGGCCTGGTCGTCGGCACGGTCGTCGCTATTCCGTTCGGCGTCACGGACTTCTCGCCGATCGGGGACGCGGACGTCGTCGGCTTCCCGACCCCGTTCCACTTCGGCGCCCCGCAGTTCGCGGGCGCGGCCATCGTGTCGATGATCGTCGTCATGGTCGTGTCGATGACGGAGTCGACCGCCGACATGCTCGCGCTCGGCGAGATCGTGGACCGTCCCGCGGACGAGAAGACGATCGCGGCCGGTCTGCGCGCCGACACCCTCGGCACGGCGATCAGCCCGGTCTTCAACGGCTTCATGTGCAGCGCCTTCGCCCAGAACATCGGCCTGGTGGCGATGACCAGGATCCGCAGCCGGTTCGTGGTCGCGGTCGGTGGCGGCTTCCTCGTCCTGATGGGCCTGTGCCCGATGGCCGCGTCGCTGATCGCGGTCGTGCCCCGCCCGGTCCTCGGCGGCGCGGGCGTCGTCCTGTTCGGCTCGGTCGCCGCCAGCGGTATCCAGACCCTGGTCAAGGCGGGCCTGGACAAGGACAACAACGTCCTCATCGTGGCCGTCTCGCTCGCCGTGGGCCTGATCCCCATCGCGGCGCCGGAGTTCTACCACGCCTTCCCGGAGCGCGCGAAGATCATCCTGGACTCGGGCATCTCCACCGGCTGCGTCGCGGCCGTCCTGCTCAACCTGGTCTTCAACCACCTGGGCCGCGGACGCGACGCGGACGACGTGACGGCCCCGATGGAGTCGGGAGGGGCGATCGCGGAGCAGCGCACCACGTCCGCCGCGGCCCACTGA
- a CDS encoding DEAD/DEAH box helicase, protein MQELPGAVLRAAAVFLPAPLPREGRIAFWSPDDPAGLPGADAEIAVVRPHGAGVRSRQVPALVLPVVDALPLLVRARRTAGAHPAAAAWGAAAAHALHLLARGRLLPGLTASDHDAWRAGPLDEDDVAQLRGIAAALPPEGFAVPVAGRRPVQVPEPSALVRAFLDAVADALPRTPAAAHAAGAPFAAAAAQHIPQARPWAVEAAAGLDAGVRISLRLDLSNKDLFDTEDPGEGAEAAPEARRAGTAVVQVHSLADPTRVVDAAHLWAGDADDHFGPRARIDAVLAVRRAVAAWPPLGRLLEQDVPDVLALAESELIDLLGPGAARLAKAGVSLHWPRELARSLTATAVVRARTAPGSATDGTTFFDADELMAFNWQLALDGDPLTEREMDVLAESHRAVVRLRDQWVVVDPDLVRKARKRELGLLQPVDALAVALTGEAEVDGERVAAVPTGRLAELRDRLTRGIDTVEPPPALRATLRDYQLRGLAWLDLMTSLGLGGCLADDMGLGKTVTLIALHLRRDRPQPTLVVCPASLLGNWQREIEKFAPGVPVRRFHGADRSLDDGTGGFVLTTYGTLRTRAADLAAHDWGMVVADEAQHVKNPNSATAKALRTLDTPARVALTGTPVENNLSELWALLDWTTPGLLGPLKAFRALHARAVEGEGPLENPEAIERLSRLVRPFILRRKKSDPGIVPELPPKTESDHPAPLTREQASLYEAVVRESMAQIEEAEGIGRRGLIMKLLTSLKQVCNHPAQYLKEGEQTRPRLVGRSGKLALLDELLDTIVAESGSVLVFTQYVSMARLLSTHLTTRAIPHQLLHGGTPVAERERMVDRFQSGEVPVFLLSLKAAGTGLNLTRAGHVIHFDRWWNPAVEEQATDRAYRIGQTQPVQVHRLITEGTVEDRIAELLTAKRALADAVLGSGDAALTELTDRELSDLVSLRRGSA, encoded by the coding sequence GTGCAGGAACTGCCGGGCGCCGTGCTCCGCGCCGCCGCCGTCTTTCTGCCCGCGCCGCTGCCGCGCGAGGGCCGGATCGCCTTCTGGTCGCCGGACGACCCGGCCGGCCTGCCGGGCGCCGACGCGGAGATCGCCGTGGTGCGACCGCACGGAGCGGGCGTGCGCAGCCGCCAGGTGCCCGCCCTCGTGCTGCCCGTCGTCGACGCGCTGCCCCTGCTGGTGCGGGCCCGCCGCACCGCGGGCGCCCACCCCGCCGCCGCGGCCTGGGGCGCGGCCGCCGCGCACGCGCTGCATCTCCTCGCCCGCGGTCGGCTGCTGCCCGGACTCACCGCGTCCGACCACGACGCCTGGCGCGCGGGCCCGCTCGACGAGGACGACGTCGCCCAGCTCCGGGGGATCGCCGCCGCCCTGCCGCCGGAGGGCTTCGCGGTCCCGGTGGCCGGCCGCAGGCCCGTCCAGGTGCCCGAGCCGTCGGCGCTGGTGCGGGCCTTCCTGGACGCTGTGGCCGACGCGCTGCCGCGCACCCCGGCGGCGGCGCACGCGGCGGGCGCCCCGTTCGCCGCCGCCGCTGCCCAGCACATCCCGCAGGCCCGGCCCTGGGCGGTCGAGGCGGCCGCCGGGCTCGACGCGGGCGTGCGGATCTCGCTCCGGCTCGACCTGTCGAACAAGGACCTGTTCGACACCGAGGACCCTGGAGAAGGCGCCGAGGCCGCCCCCGAGGCACGCCGCGCGGGGACCGCCGTCGTCCAGGTGCACAGCCTCGCCGACCCCACGCGCGTGGTCGACGCCGCACACCTGTGGGCGGGCGACGCCGACGACCACTTCGGGCCGCGCGCCCGGATCGACGCCGTCCTCGCGGTGCGCCGGGCCGTCGCCGCCTGGCCGCCCCTCGGCCGCCTCCTGGAGCAGGACGTCCCCGACGTGCTGGCCCTCGCCGAGAGCGAGCTGATCGACCTGCTCGGACCCGGCGCGGCCCGGCTCGCCAAGGCCGGCGTCTCCCTGCACTGGCCGCGCGAGCTGGCCCGTTCGCTGACCGCCACCGCCGTGGTGCGCGCGCGGACCGCGCCGGGCTCGGCGACCGACGGCACGACGTTCTTCGACGCCGACGAGCTGATGGCGTTCAACTGGCAGCTGGCGCTCGACGGAGACCCGCTGACCGAGCGGGAGATGGACGTGCTCGCCGAATCGCACCGGGCCGTCGTCCGGCTGCGCGACCAGTGGGTGGTCGTCGACCCCGACCTCGTCCGCAAGGCGCGCAAGCGGGAGCTGGGCCTGCTCCAGCCCGTCGACGCCCTCGCGGTCGCCCTCACCGGCGAGGCCGAGGTCGACGGCGAGCGGGTCGCCGCCGTGCCCACCGGACGCCTCGCCGAGCTCCGCGACCGCCTCACCCGGGGCATCGACACGGTCGAGCCGCCGCCCGCCCTGCGCGCCACCCTGCGCGACTACCAACTGCGCGGCCTCGCCTGGCTCGACCTCATGACCTCCCTCGGACTCGGCGGCTGCCTCGCCGACGACATGGGCCTCGGCAAGACGGTCACCCTCATCGCGCTGCACCTGCGCCGCGACCGGCCGCAGCCCACCCTCGTCGTCTGCCCCGCGTCCCTGCTCGGCAACTGGCAGCGCGAGATCGAGAAGTTCGCGCCCGGCGTCCCCGTCCGCCGCTTCCACGGCGCCGACCGCAGCCTCGACGACGGCACCGGCGGCTTCGTCCTCACCACCTACGGCACCCTGCGCACCCGCGCCGCCGACCTCGCCGCGCACGACTGGGGCATGGTCGTCGCCGACGAGGCACAGCACGTCAAGAACCCCAACTCGGCGACGGCGAAAGCCCTGCGCACCCTCGACACCCCCGCGCGCGTGGCCCTCACCGGCACCCCGGTGGAGAACAACCTGTCCGAGCTGTGGGCGCTGCTCGACTGGACGACACCCGGCCTGCTCGGCCCGCTCAAGGCCTTCCGCGCCCTGCACGCGCGGGCCGTCGAGGGCGAGGGGCCGCTGGAGAACCCGGAGGCCATCGAGCGGCTGTCCCGCCTGGTGCGTCCCTTCATCCTGCGCCGCAAGAAGTCCGACCCCGGCATCGTCCCCGAGCTGCCGCCCAAGACCGAGTCCGACCACCCGGCGCCCCTCACGCGCGAGCAGGCCTCGCTCTACGAAGCGGTCGTCCGCGAGTCCATGGCCCAGATCGAGGAGGCCGAGGGCATCGGCCGGCGCGGCCTCATCATGAAGCTGCTGACCTCCCTGAAGCAGGTGTGCAACCACCCCGCGCAGTACCTGAAGGAGGGCGAGCAGACCCGCCCGCGCCTGGTCGGCCGCTCCGGCAAGCTGGCCCTGCTCGACGAACTCCTCGACACCATCGTCGCCGAGAGCGGCTCGGTTCTCGTCTTCACCCAGTACGTGTCCATGGCCCGGCTCCTCTCCACCCACCTGACCACCCGCGCGATCCCGCACCAACTGCTGCACGGCGGCACCCCGGTCGCCGAGCGCGAGCGCATGGTGGACCGGTTCCAGTCCGGCGAGGTCCCTGTCTTCCTGCTGTCCCTGAAGGCGGCGGGCACCGGGCTCAACCTCACGCGCGCGGGCCACGTCATCCACTTCGACCGCTGGTGGAACCCGGCGGTGGAGGAGCAGGCCACCGACCGCGCCTACCGCATCGGCCAGACCCAGCCCGTGCAGGTGCACCGGCTCATCACCGAGGGCACGGTCGAGGACCGGATCGCCGAACTGCTCACGGCCAAGCGGGCCCTGGCGGACGCCGTCCTCGGCTCCGGCGACGCGGCGCTCACCGAACTGACCGACCGCGAGCTGAGCGATCTCGTGTCGCTGCGGAGGGGATCGGCATGA
- a CDS encoding nucleobase:cation symporter-2 family protein: MATPAKGPAEGPCSTPLPDGTIEVTKVHPVDEKLHASRLVPAALQHIAAMYAGVVTPPLIIGQAVHLDTAGQTRLIAASLLIAGVATLLQTLGVKGFVGNRLPFVNAASSAGIAPMLAIAETNAQGDQLPAIYGAVMVAGVFCLAIGPFFGRLLRFFPPLVTGVVITLIGVTLMPVPVGWAQGGDKTAADYGDMRYLALAAFTLVVILLIQRFGKGFVKQVALLFGLLIGTLAAIPFGMADFSSIRSAPIAAVPTPFAFGTPEFQPAAIVSLCLVMLVLMTESSAGMLAIGEICERDCDGRTITRGLRTDGIATFLGPVFGGFPTSAFAQNVGVVSLTKVRSRYVVAVAGGALLILGAFPVLGAVVSMVPMPVLGGAGIVLFGSIAVSGIRTLSEAGLDDSSNIILVAVSLGAGIIPLAAPTFYADFPAWAQTVLGSGISAGALVAVSLNLFFHHLGTRSSANAAAALKSS; this comes from the coding sequence ATGGCAACGCCCGCAAAGGGGCCGGCTGAAGGCCCGTGTTCCACCCCCCTGCCGGACGGCACCATCGAAGTCACCAAGGTGCACCCGGTGGACGAAAAGCTCCACGCCTCGCGGCTCGTCCCCGCCGCTCTCCAGCACATCGCCGCCATGTACGCCGGCGTCGTCACCCCTCCGCTCATCATCGGCCAGGCCGTCCACCTCGACACCGCCGGCCAGACGCGGCTGATCGCCGCGTCGCTGCTCATCGCCGGAGTGGCCACCCTGCTCCAGACGCTCGGCGTCAAGGGCTTCGTCGGCAACCGGCTGCCGTTCGTCAACGCCGCGTCCTCGGCGGGCATCGCACCCATGCTCGCCATCGCCGAGACCAACGCCCAGGGCGACCAACTGCCCGCCATCTACGGGGCGGTGATGGTCGCGGGCGTCTTCTGCCTCGCCATCGGACCCTTCTTCGGACGGCTCCTGCGCTTCTTCCCGCCGCTCGTCACCGGCGTCGTCATCACCCTCATCGGCGTGACCCTGATGCCCGTACCCGTCGGCTGGGCCCAGGGCGGCGACAAGACCGCCGCCGACTACGGCGACATGCGCTATCTCGCGCTCGCCGCCTTCACCCTCGTCGTCATCCTGCTGATCCAGCGCTTCGGCAAGGGCTTCGTCAAGCAAGTCGCCCTGCTCTTCGGCCTGTTGATCGGAACGCTCGCCGCGATCCCGTTCGGCATGGCGGACTTCAGCTCCATCAGGTCGGCGCCGATCGCGGCCGTGCCGACCCCGTTCGCCTTCGGCACCCCAGAGTTCCAGCCCGCCGCGATCGTCTCGCTCTGCCTCGTCATGCTCGTGCTGATGACCGAGTCGAGCGCCGGCATGCTGGCCATCGGCGAGATCTGCGAGCGCGACTGCGACGGGCGGACCATCACCCGCGGCCTGCGCACCGACGGCATCGCCACCTTCCTCGGCCCGGTCTTCGGCGGCTTCCCCACCTCCGCCTTCGCGCAGAACGTCGGCGTCGTCTCGCTCACCAAGGTGCGCAGCCGGTACGTCGTCGCCGTCGCGGGCGGCGCCCTGCTGATCCTCGGCGCCTTCCCGGTGCTCGGCGCGGTCGTCTCGATGGTCCCCATGCCGGTCCTCGGCGGCGCGGGCATCGTCCTCTTCGGCTCCATCGCCGTCAGCGGCATCCGTACGCTCTCCGAGGCGGGCCTCGACGACAGCTCCAACATCATCCTGGTGGCCGTCTCGCTCGGCGCGGGCATCATCCCGCTCGCCGCGCCCACCTTCTACGCCGACTTCCCGGCCTGGGCGCAGACCGTGCTCGGCTCCGGCATCAGCGCCGGCGCGCTCGTCGCCGTCTCGCTGAACCTCTTCTTCCACCATCTCGGCACCCGTAGCAGCGCCAACGCGGCTGCGGCACTCAAATCCTCCTAG
- a CDS encoding thioesterase family protein has product MAEPFSVRVEVRGYETDTQGHLNQAVYLQYAEHARWAMLRDAGIEQHDLLARRVGPVVLETTIRYLRELRAGDSVDVGCVFEWGEGKTFRVLQEIRKTDGTLSAEITGVGGVLDLDRRKLVADPREIFKELAKDPGAFGL; this is encoded by the coding sequence GTGGCAGAGCCGTTCTCCGTCCGGGTCGAGGTACGCGGGTACGAGACCGACACCCAGGGCCATCTCAACCAGGCGGTGTACCTGCAGTACGCGGAGCACGCGCGCTGGGCGATGCTGCGGGACGCCGGCATCGAGCAGCACGATCTGCTCGCGCGGCGCGTGGGCCCCGTCGTCCTGGAGACGACCATCCGCTATCTGCGGGAGCTGCGCGCAGGTGACTCCGTGGACGTGGGATGCGTCTTCGAGTGGGGCGAGGGCAAGACGTTCCGCGTGCTCCAGGAGATCAGGAAGACCGACGGCACCCTGTCGGCCGAGATCACGGGCGTGGGCGGCGTGCTGGACCTGGACCGCCGCAAGCTGGTGGCGGACCCCAGGGAGATCTTCAAGGAGCTGGCGAAGGACCCCGGCGCCTTCGGCCTGTAA
- a CDS encoding histidine phosphatase family protein, translated as MGDLLLVRHGETEWALTGQHTGLTDLPLTENGREEARRVAPLVGSYHIGAVFVSPLQRARETAELAGLSRVTVDRDLVEWDYGAYEGVTTREIQRTRPDWFLFDDGVPEGPPEHPGETPEEVGARADRMLSKVDAALANNEGSVVLVSHGHFLRVLTARRLGLPPSGGAHFLLATGTVSRLTFEHGRPVISGWNLRP; from the coding sequence TTGGGTGATCTGCTCCTTGTCCGGCACGGTGAGACCGAGTGGGCCCTGACGGGCCAGCACACCGGGCTGACCGACCTCCCGCTGACCGAGAACGGCCGGGAGGAGGCGCGCCGCGTGGCGCCGCTCGTCGGCAGCTATCACATCGGCGCCGTCTTCGTCAGTCCGCTGCAGCGCGCGCGGGAGACCGCCGAACTGGCCGGCCTCTCGCGCGTCACCGTCGACCGTGACCTGGTCGAATGGGACTACGGCGCCTACGAGGGCGTGACCACGCGGGAGATCCAGCGCACCCGGCCCGACTGGTTCCTCTTCGACGACGGGGTGCCCGAGGGGCCGCCGGAGCATCCCGGCGAGACCCCCGAGGAGGTGGGCGCGCGGGCCGACCGGATGCTCTCCAAGGTGGACGCGGCGCTCGCCAACAACGAGGGCAGCGTGGTGCTCGTCTCGCACGGCCACTTCCTGCGGGTGCTGACCGCGCGCCGCCTCGGTCTGCCGCCGTCGGGCGGCGCCCACTTCCTGCTGGCGACGGGCACGGTGAGCCGTTTGACCTTCGAGCACGGCCGCCCCGTGATCTCGGGCTGGAACCTGCGGCCCTGA
- the pucL gene encoding factor-independent urate hydroxylase — translation MPTILGQNQYGKAENRVVKITRDGDTHHIKDLNVSVALSGDLSDVHLTGSNANCLPTDTTKNTCFAFAKEHGIESAEQYGIELARHFVDSQPSIHRSRIRIEEYSWERIAGSDAGSNFIGADEVQHSFVRKGQEVRLVQVTYDGEKFEVLSGLKDLTVMNTTNSEFWGYIKDKYTTLQEDYDRILATSLSTWWRHNWTGTEGERTPQWNKSYEQAKKHILQAFVETYSLSLQQTLFQMGSRVINNRGEIDEIRFSAPNKHHFRQDLSAFGLENDAKDGAVYWAADRPYGLIEATILRDGAEQRIPTDMTNL, via the coding sequence ATGCCCACGATCCTGGGACAGAACCAGTACGGCAAGGCCGAGAACCGAGTCGTAAAGATCACGCGGGACGGCGACACTCACCACATCAAGGACCTGAACGTCTCGGTCGCCCTCAGCGGTGACCTCTCCGACGTCCACCTCACCGGGTCGAACGCCAACTGCCTGCCGACCGACACCACCAAGAACACCTGCTTCGCCTTCGCCAAGGAACACGGCATCGAGTCGGCCGAGCAGTACGGCATCGAGCTGGCCCGGCACTTCGTCGACAGCCAGCCGTCCATCCACCGGTCGCGCATCCGCATCGAGGAGTACTCCTGGGAGCGCATCGCCGGCTCCGACGCGGGCTCCAACTTCATCGGTGCCGACGAGGTCCAGCACTCCTTCGTCCGCAAGGGCCAGGAAGTGCGGCTGGTCCAGGTCACCTATGACGGCGAGAAGTTCGAGGTGCTGTCCGGTCTCAAGGACCTGACCGTCATGAACACCACGAACTCCGAGTTCTGGGGCTACATCAAGGACAAGTACACGACGCTCCAGGAGGACTACGACCGCATCCTCGCCACGTCGCTGTCGACCTGGTGGCGCCACAACTGGACGGGCACCGAGGGTGAGCGCACGCCTCAGTGGAACAAGTCCTACGAGCAGGCCAAGAAGCACATCCTCCAGGCCTTCGTCGAGACGTACTCGCTGTCGCTGCAGCAGACCCTCTTCCAGATGGGTTCGCGCGTCATCAACAACCGCGGCGAGATCGACGAGATCCGCTTCTCCGCGCCGAACAAGCACCACTTCCGCCAGGACCTCTCGGCCTTCGGCCTGGAGAACGACGCGAAGGACGGGGCCGTCTACTGGGCCGCCGACCGTCCCTACGGCCTGATCGAGGCCACCATCCTGCGGGACGGCGCCGAGCAGCGCATCCCGACCGACATGACCAACCTCTGA